The bacterium genome includes the window ATAATCCGGATTTTCCGGTTTTGCTGAGATCTGAAACCTTATTACCCTTCGAATCAAAAACTATAACTACAGAGATTGCTTTCAACATCGAAATTCCTGAGGAATCATTCGCTATTCCTCAAGGTGTCGAGTTTCAAGATGTTAACTGGAATCAGATGATGGGCCAACAGCCTCCTCAAGAACAGGTAGAAAAATAGGAATAATATTGAAAACAGCCCTATATCCAGGAAGTTTCGACCCAATAACTAACGGTCATTTAGACATTATCTCTAGAGGCTTAGAGCTTTTTGATAAAGTTATCGTTGGAGTTGGGGTCAACCTTGCAAAAGAAACCCTTTTTACCGTTGATGAGAGAATCGAAATGATTAAAAAGGTAGTGAGTAAATATGATCATATCGAGGTTGTCGGGTATAGCATCTTAACTGCTCAATTTGCCGCTCAACTGGGTGTTTCAGCCATCCTCAGAGGCCTTAGAGCTATATCGGATTTCGAGTATGAATTTCAAATGACTTTAGCTAATAGAAAGTTGTTCCCTGAGGCTGAAACAGTATTCTTGATGCCTTGTTTGGATAATGTATTTTTAAACTCGACCATGGTGAAGACTATTGCGCAACACGGCGGCGATATTCGACATTTCGTTCCCGAATTGGTAGCAGTGAACCTAGAAAAAAGGTTTAAGGATTTATGCTAGAAAATATTGATATTAAAACAATAGAACGGATTTTTGCAGCTCTTCCAGTGGAGATATCCTTCGTTGATTCTGAAGATAGAATCGCTTTTTTCAATGAAGGCGATAATAAGATATTTCCGAGGCGATTAGAGTCTATTGGTAAGGATGTTTATTCAAGTCATCCAGAGAGATGTCTTCCAGAGGTTATCCAGATAATTGACGAGATGCGAAAAGACACACGAGAATCCGCAGAATACTGGATTAATAAAAGGGAAAGATTCTTACACATCCGCTATTTCGCGGTTCGAGATAAAAACAGGAAATACCTCGGTGTTGTGGAGGTTGTTCAGGATATTACCGAAATCAAGAGACTCGAAGGTGAAAAACGAATTCCGTGAGATTTCTAGTAAATAACGCGTGGCTTATTGTTTTTCTGATCGTCCCCTGCGGTCTTTTTGCTGGTTGGAGTCCAAAAGAAATACCCCCATGCGTTTTTTGCGACGATGATAGCGATTGTTTCAAATATCCTTCAGGACCTATTATAGAACAAGTCCCTGTTCTTATCTATCTTTCCTGTAATGGTGCAAAGCCGAGCGATCTCGATTCAATATCGTTTGTTCATGACAAACTAGGCTGGGTTATAGCTACCTGCGGGAAAACCCGTAACCATAGAAGCTCACAGTTAAACGAGAAAGATATTATCCATATTGCTGAGAAGCTTTTGGTAAATCCCAAGGTCGATCCTACTAGGATAATTCTATTCGGTTTTAGTGGTCAGGGAGCGCAGGCTCTTGGAGTGGCGCTTAAGTATCCTCGGTTATTCGCTGGAGCGATTTCCGACTGCGCGCATTTGGGTGCAGTTACAAGATTCGATCCAAAAGCCTCAAATAAACAGTTATTCTATATTATCACTCGCGAATTCGACTGGAATCGAGACTATAACGAGATATTCCATACAGCCTGTATTGAAAATGGGATTGGCGATACACTTCTAGTCGAACCGGGGAAACATGAGATCGGGCCTACAGAAGAGATATTCTCTGCTTGCCGATGGTTCGAGCGAAGATGGAGAAGCGAATAAGCGAGGATAATAAATTACATATATGAAATACCGAATGCGGTATCTAAGACATTTAAATATTCGGGTGGTTCTTTTTAATTATCGGCACACTCAGCTTCGTAGTGCTTATCGCGTTTTCAGTGTATTCGAGTATTTCAAACTACTCTGAAGAGTTTTTGTTGTTTCCCTGATAGTTATATTTGCTAGTTTTGTAGGCGTTTTAGCATCGGTTGGACTTGGTTTTGCATACCTTAAAGTCACCCGAAGAATCACCCATCTGGAAGAATGGGCTCCGGTAGCCTCCGTCATTTTATCGATTGTAACGCTTCTTTTTATCCCTATCGGCACTGTGATCGGGATTTTTCTATTATTGGCTATTTTAAATAGACGTTACCCAAAATAAATTTAATCCCCTCATCGAAAAGCCTTGCCAAAAGGATTTATCCCATTTATCTTCATATTGTGAGGAATTAAGGTCGAGTGGAATATTTTTCATTCGATAGGGTTTTCATAACAATAATCTCGAGGTGGGGCTATGAATAATTTGAGAATGCTTTTTTACTTCGCTTTACTTGCAATCACAAGCACTATTTTCGCTGTTCCATGGACTATTAATTATCAAGGCAAAGTAACAAACCCCGATAGTGTGGCAATAGACTCAACCTGCGAGATACATTTCACTATTTATAACATGGCTTCAGATGGTGATGGTCTGTGGTCGGAAGATCACCCTTCCGTTTCGGTAAACAAAGGTTTATTCGATATTGCACTTGGTTCGATAACTCCCTTCCCTGATTCACTCGATTTCGGAGAGGATTATTGGCTTGAGATTCGGATCGGATCGGAGACTCTCATACCACGACAACCTTTAAACACTGTGCCTTATGCCTTCAGGGCTGCGTGGGCAGATTCTGTCGAAGGGATTTCTTATGTCCATTTTATCGATAGTGTTACTCATATCGATTCCATCTCATTCATCGATTCAATTTCATTTATCGATTCTATAACATATATCGATTCCATCTCATTCATCGATTCAATTTCATTTATCGACTCTATAACATATATCGATTCCATCTCATTCATCGATTCAATTTCATTTATCGATTCCATCGGGTGGGTAGGGCATGTCTCCGCCGCTGATTCAGTAATACGAAGACACATTGCAGGAGACGGCCTTTTGGGGTCGGATTATAACGGCTTTAATCCTGTAACCTGGTCAGCCGATGTAGATAATATATCCTTGCATATCGATGGTTCGGGAAAAATCGCTATTAAAAACCTCGGCGTAATTAATAATCATATTACCGATGAGACTATTCGAAATAACAAGCTTAGTCCTACCGGAGGAACCGAAGGCCAAGTATTGAAGATTGCCGGAGGGGTTGTTCAATGGAGTAATGAGGAAAGTGTCGAGGACCAATACGTCCGAGCGGATGCACTCGATCCATGGCCTGGTTATCTTTTCGATAAAGTGGACCATATGACACTAACAGTCGATGCTATAATGCATAAACTAAAGGTCAGGGACGGTGGAATTACAACTACTCAGATACTCAACGGCACTATCACGAGAACGGATATGGATCTATCTGATTTTACTGCATGGGATATCTTTGAATTGGATGATATCAACGAAGGCGATGTCGCTGGTGGAGATCTTTATGGTAGTTATCCTGCGCCGAGAGTCGGTGCTATTCGCAGTATGCCGATTTCTACGACTATACCAACAACTGATCAGGTGCTGAAATGGACCGGCACGAGTTGGGAGCCCAACGATGATGAATCAACCGATGCTGGAGATATCAACCATAACGATCTTCTGGCACTTCAAGGTGGAACTACGGCACAGTATTATCATCTTACTTTCTCAGAATACAATAATCTAACCACCAATGATGGAGATGTTGATGAAGCCTCTAGCCTTCATCAACACGATAATAGATATTTCACGAAAACAGAACTACAAACCGGCGACGGAACACCACCTAACGCAGGGTCTAATCTCATCCATTGGGAAAATCTTCTCGGCGTGCCTATCGATTTCGCCGATGGCACCGACGACGGCAATTCATACCATGCCGGCCAGGGCCTAACCGAATCGCCGGCACTTACTTTAAATGTTGGTGATGGTGATGGTATTACGGTTCTCTCCGATGCTATTCGTGTCAATGTGGATGACGCTACTATCGAAATTTCGCCGGGTGATCTTGTCCGAGTTAAAGATCTTGGGATTTCTACAACTCAGCTTTCGAATGGCGCTGTCACCGGAGTTAAGATTGCTGATAATGCTATAACAACAACCAAAATTCTGGATTATCAGGTCACAGCTGCTAAGATCAATGCCGGAGGAACCACCGGCCAAGTTCTGAAAAACATAGGTGGTATCGCGACGTGGGCCGATGATGCTGGAATCGGCGATAATTGGGGAGGACAAGTTGTAATACCCGATCCACCTATTTATGGCCAGGGGATAATAGCAGATCATCTTAGAATAAACAGAGCTAATTCCTCAAATGATGGCTATCTGGCTAGTTCCGATTGGAACATTTTCAACAACCATATGACAAACGACGCAGATCTGAACTCTTCAAACGAACTTATTACCTCTGCGAGTTTTGCCTCAGGGACTTCGATTTTGACAATAGTCGATGCCGGTGCAACCCGGAATATCGACCTGTCATCACTCGATGATTCTGGCTCTGACAATCAACTCGATTTGGAAGTTCCAATCACAAGCCTCGGTCATTTTCACTATATTTTCTCACCTTCGGATGACGTTCACGATGCTCTCGACGCACTCGATCAACAGATTTATGATAATGCAGATGCAATAAGCTCTCACACAACTTCCGATAACGACTTTATAATAGGTAATGAGATCGTAACGGGCTTATCCTTTAATACAGGAACACGCAACCTCACAATTTCGCAAAACGCAGGAACATCCTCTTTTATGGTGAATATTCCCGGCGGCGAGGTTACAGATAACTATGCCGACGCTGTAAGTGTCACTGGCACATCGACGAAAACACTTACTATAGGCCGATCGGGCACGCTTTCCGATTTAGTAACTACATTCTCTGATAATAATAGCGGAGGAACGATAACGAACATTGCTACAACCTCCCCTATTACCGGCGGACCGATTAGCACAACCGGAACAATTTCTCTGATTCAAAATGGAGATATACTTTCCGGAGCGGGAATTTCAGTTTCTGGAGGATCAAATGTCCTTCCCGGCTCAGCTAGCGCAACAATCGCACATAGCGATCTTTCTGACCAAACAAGCGTCAACAACAGCGATGGAAACGTTATTCAAGATATAACACTCGATTTTTCCGGCCATGTTACTGGATTAGCTTCCTATAATCTCGATAATAGATATTACACTGAGAGTGAGGTCAGCGGCGCTTTTCTGCGCCTTAACGGCACTAATTCCCCCACAAATACGATAAGTTGGAATGGTCAGAACCTGATTAATGTCAATAAAATATATTGCCAGGAAGTTGACCCGGTTATTTTGATTGGCGATAAGCAGTATTCTACTTGGATGGCGGAAAATATTGGTGTTCGGGTCGAGGTTGTCGGCGAAAATAATATGATCAATGGACATTTCGAGATCGACCTATCAGCCCAAGCAGAAGGTAGCGATCTATGGTTGTTCTATAACGCTGTCGCAGAGAATTCAATTATACCATTTGCTGTTCCACAGGATGAGGTTTACTTGCTTTGCAGAATGGAAGGACCGAGATTCATTGTTAAAGCTATTCACGGCGACCTCGAGGGGCGGTTCAGCTATCGACTGAGCGGTAAACGCATAGATAAAGCGGCAATTCCATATGAAAAACTTAACCGCCTTCAAGATTTCGAATCTCAAATTTACATAGACGCTAACAAATATGATAAAAATGGAAATCCGGAGTAAAACAAACACTTAAAAAAATAGAAAGAAATATTGATGAAATCAACCAACAAATTTCTCCTTATCTTTGTGGTTTTAGCTACAATTTGTGGAACTGTGCTTCCGTTAACTTATTTTCGCGTTTTGGTTGACGGAACAGAATCTGACACTCAAACTCAAGGACAATCGCAGGTTTTCGAGATGGACTGTGATGCCTACGGAAAGGTCATGCTTTCGGTTTATTATGATGTTTCGGGTGATGCTTCAATATCACCGGAAGATTATTGTGCTTTTCTTTTTGGATTCAACGACAATGAAAGCGGATTTCCTTCCGATAGCGACCCTACGGTCGGCGCAATAGAAATGTCCTGGCCTGTTAATTTCCCCCCGGGAGATTTTATAATTATCGCTTATGAGGATGCTGACACGATTATATATCCATATTCAGTCTATGAACCGATCATTATAGATTACTCTTTATCAGGGAAAATAACACTGGAGGGCATTACCCCACCGGATGAATTGCTTCGTCAGGTCTCGGTTGTCGCTTTAGATCTTACAACATTCGAAGCGACAGCTGGCAAATGCGATTCTCTTGGTGATTATACATGTAATTGGTTTGGCGATACTGGCTCGGTAACGATTATGTTTTTCGAGTTACCTTTCGATCGTTGGAATACCGAAGGTCTGATGCCATCGGTTGAAATCTATGGCCATGAAACAGGAGTGGACATTACAATTCCAAGGTATATTCCAGATACAGGTTATTTTAGAGGAAATATTTCCTCGACTTTTTCTGATATAGATTCGCTTATAGTCCTTTACTTATCTTATGATGATAGTTGTGGTGAATCTGATACACTATATATCGATTTAGTAGGAGGGTCTTTCGAGGTTCCTATTTCCACCGGTATGTGTGACAATGTTATTTGCCGATTCGAATATTATAAACTCCCTGATGGAATACTGTGGCCCTGCTCTGATACATGGGAATTTAACCTTTCTGAAGGTTCTTTAGAATACGAATACTACGACACTCTTATACAATCAGACGACACAATATGGTTACAATTCGATTATTACAGTGGCACTCCATCCTTTCCCGCAGAACTTCCACTTAAAATTGACAGTTACGAATTAATGGCGTATTCGCGGGTGACTCTTGAACCGGGAATTCTGACTCCCATTCCAGTTAGAAGCGAAGGGCGTGATGTCGAATACAGAATCTTCAGCAATTGTGAGGATTGTATTCCAGACACTCACGGTATCTGGTTTGTTCCGGATTCTATGGGGCGATATATAAGAATTCTAGCTGGTGATACAGCTCAAACATACATCCGTGCAATGCGCTCGACTTGTGTGGGCACCCTTTTCACTGCTGATGGAGGTATTCTGGATGATCCAGCTCACATAGACCACTATGTTTATCTGGGTTACAATGAAGACAAAGTAATCGATGCGGGAATAGTTAACATACCGGTTTTCAGTGATGCCCTTTATTCTATTCGTCCATGGGCTGAAGGCTACATGACCCAGAATTATATACAAAGATGGATTTCACCGGGGGTAAATAGTA containing:
- the coaD gene encoding pantetheine-phosphate adenylyltransferase: MLKTALYPGSFDPITNGHLDIISRGLELFDKVIVGVGVNLAKETLFTVDERIEMIKKVVSKYDHIEVVGYSILTAQFAAQLGVSAILRGLRAISDFEYEFQMTLANRKLFPEAETVFLMPCLDNVFLNSTMVKTIAQHGGDIRHFVPELVAVNLEKRFKDLC
- a CDS encoding PAS domain-containing protein, whose amino-acid sequence is MLENIDIKTIERIFAALPVEISFVDSEDRIAFFNEGDNKIFPRRLESIGKDVYSSHPERCLPEVIQIIDEMRKDTRESAEYWINKRERFLHIRYFAVRDKNRKYLGVVEVVQDITEIKRLEGEKRIP